From a single Theropithecus gelada isolate Dixy chromosome 10, Tgel_1.0, whole genome shotgun sequence genomic region:
- the COMMD7 gene encoding COMM domain-containing protein 7: MESLLFVPCSFVAFIVNNCQGIAWYRSTKIASENDLVLERTWCALKKSLTAKQVQADFITLGLSEEKATYFSEKWKQNAPTLAQWAIGQTLMINQLIDMEWKFGVTSGSSELEKVGSIFLQLKLVVKKGNQTENVYIELTLPQFYSFLHEMERVRTSMECFC; this comes from the exons ATGGAGAGCTTGCTCTTCGTTCCCTGCAGCTTTGTTGCCTTCATTGTCAACAACTGTCAAGGCATTGCCTGGTACCGTAGCACCAAGATAGCTTCTGAGAATGACCTGGTGTTAGAAAGAACTTGGT GTGCTTTGAAGAAGAGCCTCACAGCCAAGCAGGTCCAGGCGGATTTTATAACTCTGG GCCTTAGTGAGGAGAAAGCCACTTACTTTTCTGAAAAG TGGAAGCAGAATGCTCCCACCCTTGCTCAGTGGGCCATTGGTCAGACTCTGATGATTAACCAGCTCATAGATATGGAGTGGAAATTTGGAG tGACATCTGGGAGCAGCGAATTGGAGAAAGTGGGAAGTATATTTTTACAA cTAAAGTTGGTGGTTAAGAAAGGAAATCAAACCGAAAATGTGTATATAG AATTAACCTTGCCTCAGTTCTACAGCTTCCTGCACGAGATGGAGCGAGTCAGAACCAGCATGGAGTGTTTCTGCTGA